One Colius striatus isolate bColStr4 chromosome 10, bColStr4.1.hap1, whole genome shotgun sequence genomic region harbors:
- the SAMD13 gene encoding sterile alpha motif domain-containing protein 13: protein MLTVDMENKENGSLDVKNSVENGRPLDPADWAVIDVVNYFKTAGFEEQANAFQEQEIDGKSLLLMTRNDVLTGLSLKLGPALKIYEYHVKPLQTQHLKNNSL from the exons ATGCTAACTGTTGACatggaaaacaaggaaaatggcTCACTGGATGTCAAAAA TTCAGTAGAGAACGGGAGACCTCTGGATCCGGCTGACTGGGCTGTTATCGATGTTGTGAATTATTTCAAAACAGCTGGATTTGAAGAACAAGCCAATGCTTTTCAAGAACAG GAAATTGATGGCAAGTCATTACTGTTGATGACAAGAAACGACGTACTGACTGGACTTTCATTAAAACTGGGGCCTGCACTGAAAATCTATGAATATCATGTAAAACCTCTACAGACACAACATCTAAAGAACAACTCTTTATAG
- the LOC104553163 gene encoding uricase has translation MLTVFCQFRLPLVLLYNCHVFSLQIKDVEVLNCEYGKNTIKFLRLHKEGKKDFVKEVEVCTHLRLTSAQEYLDGNNSLVIPTDTIKNIVLVLAKKNGIPTIEQFAIDICKHFMTTFCQVVYVKTYVQEVPWQRLQENGVPHIHSFICAPEGIRFCEAEQCRNGPLVVSAGIKDLKLMKTTMSGFEGFYKNEHTTLPERHDRILCGELFCKWSYGENKDFDFDCIWNKIRECILEAFAGPPDCGEYSPSYQKTVNSIQMHVLSKVSQVQIIETMLNNTFYNVVDMKNLGLTNDKEVLVPVETPYGSCACTLARKKFLEAQGHVLRDDRQSQFGLAAAQRN, from the exons ATGCTGACTGTGTTTTGTCAGTTTCG GCTTCCACTGGTGCTCCTTTACAACTgtcatgttttttctttgcagatcaAGGATGTAGAAGTCCTCAACTGCGAATATGGCAAGAACACAATTAAGTTCCTTCGCCTTCataaggaagggaagaaagactTTGTTAAAGAAGTGGAAGTGTGTACACATCTCCGTCTGACTTCTGCTCAGGAGTACCTGGATGGAAACAACTCTCTTGTGATACCTACAGACACCATAAAGAATATTGTCCTTGtgttggcaaaaaaaaatggg atCCCAACTATAGAACAATTTGCCATAGATATCTGCAAACACTTCATGACAACTTTTTGCCAAGTAGTATATGTCAAAACCTATGTCCAAGAAGTACCATGGCAACGTCTACAAGAG AATGGTGTTCCCCACATCCACTCATTCATATGTGCTCCTGAAGGGATCCGTTTCTGTGAAGCTGAGCAGTGCCGAAATG GTCCTCTGGTTGTTTCTGCTGGAATTAAGGATCTGAAACTTATGAAGACAACAATGTCTGGATTTGAAGGCTTCTATAAGAACGAACACACCACGCTTCCTGAAAGACATGACAGGATTTTATGTGGAGAGCTCTTCTGCAAATGGTCCTATggggaaaacaaggattttgacTTTGACTGCATATG GAACAAAATCCGTGAATGTATCCTTGAAGCCTTTGCTGGGCCACCTGACTGTGGGGAATACTCACCCTCTTACCAGAAGACTGTCAACAGTATCCAGATGCATGTCCTTTCCAAAGTGTCACAG GTACAGATCATAGAAACCATGTTGAACAACACGTTTTATAATGTCGTAGACATGAAGAATCTAGGCTTGACCAATGACAAAGAA GTTCTGGTTCCTGTGGAAACTCCCTATGGCTCCTGTGCTTGCACACTTGCCAGGAAGAAGTTCCTAGAAGCACAAGGCCATGTGCTGAGAGATGACAGGCAAAGTCAGTTTGGACTGGCAGCTGCTCAGCGAAACTGA
- the DNASE2B gene encoding deoxyribonuclease-2-beta, with protein sequence MPSGSAWCHSALLLLLSSVPLWAVKISCRNEDGEAVDWFALYKLPKHVKGEIPMLGLEYMYMDALAPEWQLGKYLINMTQGALGQTLEQLYETYESKRSSIAYAIYNDEVPQSDSNASKRGHTKGFLLLDKSQGFWVIHSVPLFPPAPEDGYVYPDTGENYGQTAICLTFKYNQFTEIDQQMLSYNPGVYSCSIPSIFQADLPNLQKLCAGSRLPSVPLRHLSKLQSAQGETFLHFAKSHFFIDDIYVAWMAQELKADLLAESWQHSGQKLPSNCSLDYHVYNINQIGTPLNSTFNSINDHSKWAVSRNRDDQWTCIGDLNRAAEQAWRSGGFVCTQNEHIYKAFRNLIIYYESCAEASTLM encoded by the exons ATGCCCTCAGGATCTGCTTGGTGCCACTCTGCTTTGCTGTTGCTTCTCTCCTCTGTGCCCCTGTGGGCAGTCAAGATTTCCTGCAGGAATGAAGACGGGGAGGCAGTCGATTG GTTTGCTCTCTACAAGTTGCCAAAACACGTCAAAGGAGAGATTCCCATGCTGGGACTGGAATACATGTACATGGATGCCCTGGCTCCGGAGTGGCAGCTTGGTAAATACCTCATCAATATGACACAGGGTGCTCTGGGACAGACACTGGAGCAGCTGTACGAGACGTACGAATCCAAG AGGAGTAGCATTGCATATGCGATATACAACGATGAGGTCCCCCAATCAGACTCCAATGCATCGAAAAGAGGACATACCAAAG GATTCCTGCTCTTGGACAAATCACAAGGCTTTTGGGTGATTCACAGTGTGCCCCTGTTCCCTCCAGCCCCTGAGGATGGTTATGTCTATCCAGATACGGGGGAGAACTATGGACAGACGGCCATCTGTTTAACCTTCAAATACAACCAGTTCACAGAAATAG ACCAACAGATGTTGAGTTATAATCCAGGAGTCTACAGCTGTTCCATCCCCAGCATCTTCCAAGCTGACCTCCCAAATCTGCAGAAGCTCTGTGCTGGGTCCAGGCTGCCCTCTGTCCCCTTGCGCCACCTCTCCAAGCTCCAGTCAGCCCAGGGAGAAACCTTTCTCCACTTTGCAAAGTCACACTTTTTCATAGATG ATATCTACGTGGCCTGGATGGCTCAGGAACTGAAAGCTGATCTGTTGGCTGAATCCTGGCAGCATTCCGGCCAAAAACTTCCCTCAAATTGCTCTCTCGACTACCATGTCTACAATATAAACCAAATAGGGACACCACTGAATTCCACCTTTAATTCCATTAATGATCATTCCAAATGGGCTGTTTCAAGGAACCGTGATGATCAGTGGACCTGCATCGGAGACTTAAACCGTGCTGCTGAGCAAGCTTGGAGGAGTGGTGGGTTTGTCTGTACACAGAATGAACATATCTACAAAGCCTTCAGGAATTTGATAATCTACTATGAAAGCTGTGCTGAAGCTTCCACGTTGATGTAA